Proteins from one Porites lutea chromosome 3, jaPorLute2.1, whole genome shotgun sequence genomic window:
- the LOC140930753 gene encoding uncharacterized protein yields the protein MFSSSFTAVIAISVITLTFSAEIPNLKLGDGAPPFMIQARKADQYDTLEILKYGTNDSNIHGPIVFLAHTKRSGFLESLFSDPECFNKLIDISPDNVNYVFLFYADSAPTACNNEVKAMADEFANRFYDAIISYTKRKSCRLEKLRWPSNRVRSQFDEYEFNERSPLPSEFQQNWLSRVHFAVFPVSTLGNWIPRVLSQWYCSGHNCGLDQIVVEDEQGEMVCVARRLDARYDWLPSPDTLAKYGHLLVVYVGDACSPDTFVNRAAGHLALVSNETGNCSYLIKVQNCQKNGALGVLVFARQNQPLEDMNCQGSECNTQLNIPASMITFDTGFKIKGSSRSYIRFQNTPSDVFAFGIDGQGKVQETGWFLYPSMRFLAYQAQWFNYKTNLLKNLTTRDAVVINVFNHTVMQGEKGVTATVEIPSIDDLQRYEHVELDFSLSCPGSTDDPCAHWDHTVQLYVCCNSASKLCGLELGRWITPFRRRIGRWLTPVKPLIPLLQTTDRSSKNKCVFTVKTVPWAMAWVPSLNIRLVGKVQVLRHYTTYHSMEKSLAPFQIVPLFRGGTFDKHYNSKYSPFSFVPPSETERVKLVAVITGHGSDNNNCAEFCVTSHHFIVNKEHNYTRVFSNAGTAMGCADRVPEGVVPNEHGTWLYGRDGWCDGQEVIPWVVDITSALKPSNNTIQYFGWFNNTDPNPTRDPGEIIMYSYLVYYKYLDAEISSADLH from the exons ATGTTTTCCTCTAGCTTTACGGCGGTAATTGCAATTTCCGTCATCACTTTAACGTTTTCAGCAGAAATACCGAACCTAAAACTGGGCGATGGAGCACCTCCGTTCATGATTCAAGCAAGGAAGGCAGATCAGTACGATACACTAGAAATCTTAAAATACGGAACAAACGATTCAAACATTCACGGACCAATCGTGTTTCTGGCGCACACCAAAAGATCCGGCTTCTTGGAGAGTCTCTTTAGCGACCCAGAATGTTTCAACAAGCTGATAGACATTTCACCCGATAATGTCAATTACGTGTTTTTGTTCTATGCCGATTCTGCGCCAACAGCCTGCAACAACGAAGTCAAAGCAATGGCTGACGAGTTTGCAAACAGGTTTTATGATGCCATTATCTCATACACCAAACGCAAAAG ttGCAGATTGGAAAAACTGAGATGGCCCTCCAATCGAGTTCGCAGCCAGTTTGATGAGTATGAGTTTAATGAAAGAAGCCCTCTCCCATCAGAGTTCCAACAAAATTGGCTATCACGTGTTCATTTCGCGGTCTTTCCCGTATCCACCCTGGGTAACTGGATTCCGCGTGTACTGTCCCAGTGGTACTGTTCCGGGCATAATTGTGGGCTGGACCAGATTGTGGTTGAAGACGAGCAAG GTGAAATGGTTTGCGTGGCGAGGCGTTTAGACGCTCGATATGATTGGTTGCCTTCCCCGGATACCCTCGCCAAATATGGTCATCTGTTAGTTGTCTATGTGGGTGACGCATGCTCACCAGATACGTTCGTCAATAGAGCCGCTGGTCACCTTGCCCTTGTTTCCAATGAAACCGGAAACTGTTCATACCTCATAAAG GTTCAGAACTGTCAGAAAAATGGCGCGCTGGGTGTTTTAGTTTTTGCTCGCCAGAATCAGCCTCTAGAGGACATGAACTGTCAAGGATCCGAGTGCAACACCCAACTCAACATTCCAGCTTCCATGATTACATTTGATAcaggttttaaaataaaaggtaGCAGCCGATCGTACATCCGCTTTCAAAACACTCCCTCTGACGTTTTTGCATTTGGAATTGACGGACAAGGGAAAGTGCAAGAGACAGGCTGGTTTTTGTATCCTTCAATGCGGTTCTTGGCCTACCAGGCGCAATG GTTTAACTACAAAACCAATTTACTTAAAAACTTAACAACACGAGATGCTGTTGTAATAAATGTGTTCAACCACACAGTCATGCAAGGAGAGAAAGGAGTTACTGCAACAGTTGAGATACCGTCTATTGATG ATCTCCAGCGTTACGAGCACGTGGAGCTAGACTTTTCTTTATCGTGTCCAGGCTCTACAGACGACCCTTGTGCACACTGGGATCACACGGTACAGCTATACGTTTGCTGTAACTCTGCCAGTAAATTGTGTGGCCTGGAACTAGGCCGGTGGATAACGCCTTTTAGAAG GCGCATCGGACGCTGGTTAACTCCTGTGAAGCCGTTGATACCTTTGCTTCAAACTACAGACCGCAGCTCAAAAAATAAATGCGTCTTCACCGTGAAAACTGTTCCATGGGCGATGGCTTGGGTTCCGTCGCTTAACATCAGGCTTGTTGGAAAAGTGCaag TGTTAAGGCATTACACCACATATCATTCAATGGAGAAATCACTCGCCCCTTTCCAAATCGTTCCACTGTTTCGAGGAGGAACATTCGACAAGCATTACAACAGCAAGTACTCTCCCTTTTCGTTCGTTCCTCCGAGTGAAACCGAACGGGTCAAGCTTGTAGCTGTCATAACAGGCCACGGCAGCGATAACAACAACTGCGCTGAGTTCTGCGTCACGTCGCATCACTTCATAGTTAACAAGGAACACAACTACACCCGTGTATTCAGCAACGCAGGCACCGCCATGGGATGCGCGGATCGCGTTCCTGAGGGCGTGGTCCCAAATGAGCATGGCACGTGGCTGTATGGGCGTGACGGGTGGTGTGATGGACAAGAAGTGATTCCGTGGGTAGTGGATATAACCAGTGCGCTTAAGCCCTCTAACAACACCATACAGTATTTTGGCTGGTTCAACAACACGGATCCTAACCCCACCCGGGACCCTGGAGAGATCATCATGTATTCTTACTTGGTTTATTACAAGTATCTTGATGCAGAAATCTCAAGTGCCGATTTACATTAA
- the LOC140930756 gene encoding cullin-1-like, with protein sequence MNMMASRTQNPHGLRQINLDEIWDDLKEGIQHVYKQQSMSKPRYMELYTHVYNYCTSVHQQSQSRVPKQKKAPNQGGAQFVGHELYKRLKEFLKAYLTGMQKDGSDLMDESVLKFYTQRWEDYRFSSKVLNGVCAYLNRHWVRRECDEGRKGIYEIYSLALVTWRENLFRPLNRQVTNAVLRLIERERNGETINTRLVSGVIQCYVELGLNEDDPSAKGPTLNVYKSSFESVFLDDTERFYTTESTEFLRENPVTEYMKKAEARLLEEQRRVQVYLHESTQDELARKCEQVLIEKHLDIFYAEFQNLLDDDKNEDLGRMYNLVARIPDGLGQLRTLLENHITSQGLNALEKCGDQAFNDPKVYVETILEVHHKYNALVLTAFNNDAGFVAALDKACGKFINNNFVTKQAQSSSKSPELLARYCDSLLKKSSKNPEEAELEDILNSVMVVFKYIEDKDVFQKFYSKMLAKRLVQHNSASDDAEASMISKLKQACGFEYTSKLQRMFQDIGVSKDLNDKFKSHLTNTGALDLDFSIQVLSSGSWPFQQSAPFSLPAEMERSHQRFTTFYSSQHSGRKLHWLYHMSKGELVTNCFKNRYTLQASTYQMGVLLMFNNSDSLTLEQIQEQTQLKTDILSQVLGILLKSKLLVCDTSEDGSNLDQQSSVSLYLGYKNKKLRVNINVPMKTEQKQEQEQTHKYIEEDRKLLIQAAIVRIMKMRKMLKHQPLLAEVLSQLSSRFKPRVPVIKKCIDILIEKEYLERVEGEKDTYAYLA encoded by the exons ATGAACATGATGGCTTCTAGGACACAGAATCCACATGGATTACGTCAAATTAACTTGGACGAAATCTGGGATGATCTTAAAGAAGGAATACAACACGTTTATAAGCAACAGAGTATGTCAAAGCCACGCTATATGGAGCTCTATAC ACATGTATATAATTACTGCACTAGTGTTCATCAGCAGTCTCAGTCAAGAGTTCCTAAACAGAAGAAAGCACCTAACCAGGGag GGGCTCAATTTGTTGGTCATGAATTGTACAAAAGACTAAAGGAATTTCTCAAGGCTTACCTCACAGGCATGCAAAAG gaTGGTTCAGACCTTATGGATGAATCAGTGCTAAAGTTCTATACCCAGCGCTGGGAGGATTACAGGTTTTCAAGCAAGGTTTTGAATGGGGTTTGTGCATATCTAAATCGACACTGGGTGCGACGAGAGTGTGATGAAGGAAGGAAGGGCATATATGAAATTTATTCT cTTGCTTTAGTGACCTGGAGGGAGAATTTGTTTAGACCTCTTAATAGACAG gtgaCAAATGCTGTGTTGCGGTTaattgaaagagaaagaaatggTGAAACAATCAACACCAGACTCGTCAGTGGAGTAATACAGTGTTATG tTGAACTTGGCCTTAATGAGGATGATCCCTCTGCCAAAGGGCCCACCTTAAATGTTTACAAATCATCTTTTGAGTCAGTATTTTTAGATGATACAGAAAGATTTTACACTACGGAGAGTACAGAATTTCTAAGAGAAAACCCTGTTACAGAGTATATGAAAAAG GCTGAAGCTCGTTTGTTAGAAGAGCAAAGAAGAGTTCAAGTCTATTTACATGAAAGTACACAAGATGAG CTTGCCAGAAAATGTGAGCAAGTTCTGATTGAGAAACATTTAGACATCTTCTATGCTGAATTCCAAAACCTTTTAGATGATGACAAAAATGAAG aTCTTGGACGCATGTACAACTTAGTTGCCAGGATACCTGATGGATTAGGGCAGCTTCGAACACTATTAGAAAACCACATCACAAGTCAGGGACTTAATGCATTAGAAAAATGTGGAGATCAAGCTTTCAAT GACCCTAAGGTGTATGTGGAAACAATACTAGAAGTTCATCACAAGTACAATGCTTTGGTTCTGACGGCTTTCAACAATGATGCAGGATTTGTGGCTGCTTTAGACAAG GCTTGTGGCAAGTTCATAAATAATAACTTTGTCACTAAACAAGCACAAAGTTCTTCAAAGTCTCCAGAATTACTAGCAAGATACTGTGATTCCTTGCTGAAGAAAAG CTCAAAGAATCCAGAGGAAGCTGAACTAGAAGACATTCTTAATTCAGTG ATGGTTGTGTTCAAGTACATTGAAGACAAAGATGTCTTCCAGAAGTTTTATTCCAAAATGTTGGCAAAGAGACTGGTACAACACAACTCTGCATCAGATGATGCAGAAGCTAGCATGATATCTAAACTCAAG CAAGCGTGTGGTTTTGAGTATACATCCAAACTTCAAAGAATGTTCCAAGACATAGGTGTTAGTAAAGATCTCAACGACAAATTCAAGAGTCATCTAACTAATACGGGAGCCTTAGATT TGGACTTTTCAATCCAGGTTCTAAGTTCAGGATCCTGGCCTTTTCAGCAATCAGCACCGTTCTCGTTACCAGCCGAG aTGGAAAGAAGCCATCAGCGTTTCACGACGTTTTACAGCAGTCAACACAGTGGTCGCAAACTTCATTGGCTTTACCACATGTCCAAG GGTGAGTTAGTGACCAACTGCTTCAAGAATCGCTACACTCTCCAG GCATCCACCTACCAAATGGGCGTTCTTCTGATGTTCAATAATTCTGACAGTCTCACCCTGGAGCAGATTCAGGAGCAGACACAGCTTAAAACG GATATTCTTTCGCAAGTTCTTGGAATCCTGTTGAAGTCGAAACTTCTT GTCTGCGATACATCAGAAGACGGCTCCAACCTAGATCAACAATCTTCAGTTAGTCTTTATCTTGGATACAAAAA TAAGAAACTGAGAGTAAATATCAACGTGCCAATGAAAACGGAGCAGAAACAAGAGCAAGAACAAACGCATAAATACATTGAAGAGGACAGAAAACTTCTTATACAG GCCGCGATCGTGCGGATCATGAAAATGAGAAAGATGTTAAAACACCAACCTCTGCTGGCGGAGGTTCTATCACAGCTGTCAAGCAGATTCAAACCTAGAGTTCCTGTCATTAAG AAATGTATTGATATCTTAATCGAAAAAGAATATCTTGAGCGAGTGGAGGGAGAGAAAGACACTTACGCTTACTTGGCGTGA